The nucleotide sequence ATTGTAACTGGCGTATCAACATGTGTAACATTCGATTCATTCATCAAAAGCTCCTGCGCCATGAGACACAGAGAATATATAGAATCCTCGTCAATATGCTTCCCCTGTCTCAAAGTCTCGATGAAATCATCCAGTTTCATCATATTTACTGGTTTATTACTATCTTCTCAAACTAcaattcaaaacaaaatcaaatcaaagaCCAAACACAACCCAATTAGTATGATATACCCTAGTGTAGTTTATTCTAGTCAGTGTATTCTTGTACagttctctttctctttcctATTATTTTCTCTTGCGGTAAAACGCACAACAatccaacaacaataatacTATAACTCAATGCTCTAAAGCATAAATTCCATCACAGAAcaatgaatatatatcacTACTAATTCCTGTAGCTATATGAATCTCCTCTACGCTATATAAAACTACAGAATTTTTGCACTAATCCACACCTCATCGCATCGTTCTCTTCAAACATCAAAGCATCGAATTTCTGTATTTCTATTTCTCAGGACACAGcaagaaaggaagaacttaaacatttctttttatttagTATTACCCGGTCTTACATGAAACTGCACACAAAACCCAGACATCTATTGTGTGAAAACACCCAGACATTATGTTAGCCACGAACTCATCACGCTTCTACAACAAAACAATGACGCGTAGTAGATTATAACAATGTTCATTaatacaataataatattaatttaatattaatataatatatactattGAACTCATCGTAGTTTAAGTAAGGTTCtttaaattaaaataacAAGGTTATTCCAAGGTCAAGACCGAAATAGAAATAAAGGCTAGTTCAGATAGGGATACACTATCAATGTTCAACAGTAATCTGGACCAATGGTATGAACACAATACCggttttgttcaaaaactaCATTCACGTTACCCAACGAAAAAGGATGAGTTGGTCAAATACTTGACTAAAAGCCATGAAAACCATGTATTAAGTGGTAGTAATTATAACGAATGGAAGGATCTTCCGATGGATTTGGATTCTCAGTTAAAGCTCGAATTTGCGTTGTATCTAATAAACGAGCGTCTACAGTCATCTGGAATTAACAGACTGAAGGCCTCGGTatttttgcaaaagatgGGGAATGCTGATTCTGATGCGCTGAAGGAATTGGTTCATTTGGTGGTGGAGAATGGTACGCCAAGAGCCGCACAAAGTGCAACTGACGGGGATGATAAAGTGGAACAAATTACCTCATATTTGATATCGAGTGCTATTTCTAAGGGTATAAACCTAGCACCAGTGGAGGACACTTCGAACATCGCATCATCCGACGACGATGAATTAGCTTTCTgcaagaaaacaatttccAATCTAATAAACGCATTCCCGGAGTCATCTAGTAGCAAGAAAGATGAATCGGCTCCACAAACTGTGGATGTGAAGTCCTCGCCAGATACTTCAA is from Kluyveromyces marxianus DMKU3-1042 DNA, complete genome, chromosome 2 and encodes:
- the PEA2 gene encoding Pea2p, giving the protein MFNSNLDQWYEHNTGFVQKLHSRYPTKKDELVKYLTKSHENHVLSGSNYNEWKDLPMDLDSQLKLEFALYLINERLQSSGINRLKASVFLQKMGNADSDALKELVHLVVENGTPRAAQSATDGDDKVEQITSYLISSAISKGINLAPVEDTSNIASSDDDELAFCKKTISNLINAFPESSSSKKDESAPQTVDVKSSPDTSTFETDTKDMPTKEEDLKTAIKDLQLAYKFLKSQYENDRTEYLSTIENLNKTNRELSEELLHYHSKLKESKEKPKAVAKTKPESLELHGSFSPIFSDFQDIKSPGSSSNNHQSFSMMKQEFKRVLADTQQRYEKELQQERELRMQLEQELEQHTADRSIY